One Natrinema sp. DC36 genomic window, TTGGGTGACCTTCCTTTGGCGCGCTCTCGCTCGCGCCCCAGGGGCGCTCACGAAGGCGCGAGCGAGAGCGCATAGATGGTTCTGTCGGGCGTTGTCGTCGAAGAACCGCGATGTAGGAGCATCGCGGTGTCGGGCGCGTGAGCGCCTTCGGAACTAGGTTGAGTTCCAATGTCAAGTAAGAACGTTACCAGTCAAGTAGTTTCGGTCGATGAACAGGCATTCGAAAAAGCGGGCGAAGCGGCGGTCGATGAAGAGGGCTTCGAGGTCGTCGATGAGACGCCGGAGTTCCAAGCGACGGTGCAGATGGAGGTGCAAGCAAAAGTCGATGCGAACCACCCGGACGGGATGGTCGACACGAGTGAAGAGCGGATCTATGGTGCGACCCTCGAACAGGAAGAGCGCATTCGGGCGCGGGAAGCTGAACTGGAGCGCATCAGTGCCCAAGCGGAGATGGGGACGCAAGAAGGTCGGGAAAAGCGTACGCGAGACATCGCAGCGAAGCGGAGTGCTGAGCGGCGTGCAGAGTTTCAGAAGCGGGCGGCGAGCGTGGACCCGTGGGAGGACCCAGAGCGGGACGACCCTCGTGCAGAACTGACGCAGGAGCAGTTGGCGGCGGTGAACAAGCAGTCGATGCGGCTGGCGGAGAAGCTGGATGGCTGGTCGCGAGCGGCGATTGGCCGGCGACTGGGTGAAGCCGTAATCAGTGGGAAAGACTTGATGAGTGCGGTCGTCAGGGTGTTCGAGGAGTTGCAAACGGCGCCGGGGCAGGTGGTTCCCATCGGGAAGCTCGAGGACGTCAATCGCAAGGAGGTGAGTATCGAAGGTACCGTGACGCAGCTGTGGGAGAGCAACTCGCCAGCAATTCAGCAAGTCGGACTCATCGAGGACGACAGTGGGAAAACGAAGCTGACGTCGTGGGTCGCAAGTGACCAACCCTGGATCGAAGAAGGCGAACGAGTTCGCATTCACGGGGCTGCGAAGAACTGGTACAACGGGCGCGTTTCCATAGCGCTCACCGGGTGGAGCACCGTACATTTCCCTGAGCGCAGTCGGTGGTGGGAATAGCCAGTCGTCGTACCCTCTTTTTTGCTACGTGCCGGACCGACCCAGACCCCACCGCCCCACCCTCCGCTCCGTGCTCGCTTCGCTGCGCGCGCAGCCACGACCTTGTTCCGCAGTCAAGGATCTGCTAAGACCCTTATCGAAAGAAAGACGAGAGGAATTTTTTTCTGCGCCGAGAGCGGTGAGGCGCTAATCTACTGTCGGCGTCCTGATCTTCGATGGAATCAGAGAAGCGAGTGTATACGTGTGAGATTTGTGGAGCCGAGTTCGAAACACCAGGAGCAAAGGGCGGTCACAAACGAGCGCATCAGCTCAAGATCAGCCGCGAAGAATTACTAGCGGAACTTCGGCGGCTGGCGAACGTCTCGGAGCGGGCACCGACAATGAAGATGATGGACGAACAGGGTGCGTATTCTGCGGCTTGTATAAGGCAACGGTTCGGTACTTGGGGAGATGCACTACGAGAAATCGGATTATCACCGAACATCAGATACGACATTCCGCCAGCGGAAGTCAAAGAGGACATCCGAACGATCGCAACAAAACTTGGACGTCCACCGACGTCACCAGAGTACCGTGCACGAGGGGATTTCTCCGTTAGCCTTGCACAAAATTTGTTTGGGAGTTGGAATGAGGCACTAGCAGCTGCTGGGTTTGAGCCACAGTTCGAACACCGAATCCCCGAGGATATTCTCCTCGATGAAATCCGGACGCTTGTCGAGGCACTGGGGAAGGTCCCAACAGCGACCGATATGGACGAGTACGGTCGGTTTTCTTGTCGGTGCTATTTTGATCGATGGGACGGCTGGCAGGCCGCAGTTCGATCTGCTGGCCACGAGCCAGTTGGTCGTCCATCAGGCCCTGCCAACGGCAACTGGAAAGCGGACTCAAAGGATGAGCGACGATACTACGGGCCGAACTGGAAGGCTCAGCGGGCGAAGGCGCTTGAGCGAGACAGCTACGTTTGTCAAACACCAGGTTGTGACTGGTCACAGACTGCCCATCGTGAGGCGTTCGGGAAGGGGCTGCACGCCCATCATATCCAGCCGCTCCGCTCATTCGAAGACAGACACGACAATGTGGACTTCAAGCAGGCCAACCGGCTTGAGAATCTCGTGACGGTTTGCGTTCAGCATCATCGCCTATGGGAACGAGTCTCGCCGCTTAGGCTGGATATGAACCGGTCACCTCGAGACTAAAATGTGTAACTCAGATCCGGTGTTCTCGAAGGCTCAACTAGTGAACGTCGATGGTCCCGTAATCACCGTGGAGAGTAGGTTTTTCTGCCCTCCAAGGGGGCGGAGGGCACAGCGATAGCGTGTCCTCAACGAAGTATGTCCAAGGAAACCACTCTTACAACCCGTAAGCGACTTCGAATTCATCTTCAAGAGGCGAAACGAGCGACCACCTCTCCGGCCGTCGAGGCACAGTTGGCGGCCGCGTTGGATGTCTGGGGCGACCTGCCGCCAACGCCGTTACAGGAGTGTCCAATCTGTGGGAAAGTGGGATTGCCAGAACGAATACAGCAACACAGGTGTGGAACCCAAGATCCGAATGGTGAGAATATCCGGTTCTAATACGACGTGGTGACTCATTTCGTGACTCAAAACCCTCTAAGTAAATCCAAGAGTTAGCCGAATAACTCAGACGAGTCCACACCAAGGGCTGCTTCATCCATCAGCTCGCCGATCTCGTCAATACTCAGTCCTGTCTCCTCAGTCAAGTCCATATAAGCGACGACAGAAGCGCCCATGAAACGGCGCGCTTCAGCTACCACGTCTTTCGGATGGTCGAACTTCTCGTCTAGCACCTTTAAACGACTATTCCGCTCCAAAACATCCGCAAGATACTGATTCTCGTGCACAATATCCCCCCTGAGTGAGTAGATATCCTGTAGAAACTTTTGGATGTACTCTCGTTCGTAGGGTAGCCTATCGTGCAATATCTGGCCTCCACGTAGTTTGAGTCGGAGGGTAATCGAGCCCCCCGATCCAACCCCTTGGAGAAGAAGTCCCTCAAGCCCAATTAGACAGTCAAGGAGCTGATCTTCGTAGAACCGCTTCGACCAGATCTCATTGAAGCGCTGAATTGAACGCGTGAACTGACCGTCCCTATCAAGACGAATCCGTTGACAGTGACGTCCCCAAAACTCGGTGAATTCATCAACAGAGTCTGGATACAGTAGGAATGCTTCTTGCCGTTGTGTTCGGTCTTTATGCGCGTCTCCGATTACTGTGAAGTCGGGAACCCCCTCTCTGAATTCAAGCCAACTGGGTTCTTGTCGGAAGGATGTGCCAACTATCAGGTCTCCTGTTTCTGGGTCGGGGTCAAAAAGCCGCAGTGCAGTCGCTAACCGCTCTCCAATTTCTTCCCCCGGGTCATAGAGAGTGCCTTCAGGTTCTCGTGCCGCTATCTCTGCATAGATTTTGTACTTACAGGCGTCAACAGGGTTGAGATTGAACCGCTCCCCTCCACCTGCGGAGGATGTATGGACACCCCGTCTTTCTGGATCAGTAATAGGGCAGATCTTAAGCGATTCAACTCGATAGTAATTGTGACGTCTTCGACGGAGTTCAAATTCTGGCGATAATTCGATAACTGCCTCGTCGTCTCGTGGAATATTGAATAGGTGAAGTGGAATGATGATCTCAAAGGTTTCCAGCCCGGTCTCGTACTTCGTAAGCCAGTGTTCCTCGAATGCCCGATCGAACCCTCCATCCGTGACCACGTAGCCGCCCGAATAATCCATCACTGTGCCAGCGAAGTTGAAAAGCGCGTTAACGTAGGAGAATAGATTAGGTTCCTCAGGGGGTTCATAGTCCTCCGGTGCGCCGAGAAATACAACGTCTTCATCATCAGGGTCCGCAGGCTCGTTAAGACCAAATCCGTTTCCGGTCTCGTGCATCCACTCTGCAGTCTCTTCGAAGAACTCCTGCTGGCGTGAGGAATAGAACGTAATGATCCGGGAAGGCTCATCGATGATCTTCTCTTTCCTGTCCATCCGATCTCCTGCAGCAATTCGGAGTTTAGGGACGAAATCCTGCTCCTCACGAACGGTTTCAACGAAATCATCCACACACTCTCTGACCCGCTCTTTCAATCCGCCTCCCGAACTGCCCATAGTAGGGAAAGTGACCAATTTGTCTTCAAGACTATGCTACCACCGACACGGCGGTGGCTACGAAGGGTTGCTTCTATCGAGTCTACTGATCGACAATAGGAATCTGTGAGCATTCATTAAGTAGATTCAAGAAAGTATGAGTCACCAGGTTATAACATGAGTGACGGGAAGCTGGCCCTCGTTAATGAAATAGCCGACAGTGGCGACCTTATTGTAGGTTATATAGACGGTTCCGGGTCAGCCACCGTATCTAATCATACGGACGATGCCGAAGTCGGTGATATTGTCGAAGTTGAAGAGACCGTCCTTGACAGGGACAAAGCCGTAGAAGTCGTCAAGAAAGGAGGCTACGACCGAGGCAGAACTGTCGGGGTTGTAGAAGCCGTCTTCAACCAGACCATTGCAGTAAGAACCGAAAACGGACTCGTCGAAATCAATCGTCCCGATGAAACCATAGAGAAAGGATACACTATCGCAATAACACCTTCTCAAACATTCTCTCAGGTCTTAAGCGAGGAACCCATCGAGATCACGCCCAAGCCAGATCTCGAAGTAGACGCAATCAACCTGAACCTGGGATCTGACAACGAAGATGAGCAAGAAGAAACCGAGCAAAGGAGCTTATACCAACCTGAAAATATCGAAGATGTCATATTTGACGATGTGATCGGGTTACAGGACGCAAAAGACCGGCTTACAGAGGCAGTGAGCCTTCCAATGGAAAAGCCCGACAAGATGGCTGAATTCGATCTTGAAGGTCGGTTCGGAATCCTGTTCTACGGGCCTCCAGGCACCGGGAAAACCATGATGGCAAAGGCAGCTGCCAACGAATGGGGATCTTCCGACTCATTCTTCCATATCGGTGGACCAGAAATTGTGAGCAAATATTACGGAGAGAGCGAACGCCAGATCCGAGATGTCTTCGAAGCTGCCAAACAGAAGGCAGAGGAAGAAGACGAACCCGCAGTAGTATTCATCGACGAGATCGACAGCGTCGTACCACGCCGGGATCGTGCCGATGAGACGGAACGCCGGATCGTTGCACAGTTTCTGAGTGAGCTAGACGGGTTAGAGGATCGAGGAGACATCGTAGTGATCGGTGCAACCAACTTGGTCGAGATAATTGATCCAGCGGTGCGACGACCAGGACGATTTGACGAGGAGATTGAATTCAGCCTGCCTGACGCCGGAGAACGAAGAGATATTCTAAAAGTCCACTCACAGAATATGCCTATTTCCTCATCCGTGGATTTCCAGGATATCGCGGAGCGGACTCGTGGATGGTCGGGTGCCGACCTTGAATCCATAGTAAAGAAATCCGGACTCATAGCGGTCAAAGAAGACCGGCCAGAAGTTCATCACGAGGACTTCATGATCGCTTTCGAAAGGTTTGATGAGCAAAGGGAGGTTAAACGCCAGCAGATAAAGGAGGTGAGGCAGCGGGAATGACCCGTCTAAAAATCCGTCAAAGAATGTATTCAGTGGTGTCACGGCTACAGCGATGGCTTGCTAATAGCCAATTTGACGATCTCCGAGAATTCGTTTATCTGGACGAAATCAGTGTAAGGAGTCTCTTAGCGTCTACTGGTGAGGGCGGTATTGTTTCTGAGACGGTCGATGAGGAGATGCGAAGGCGACGTTCTGGGTCTAGTGTAGGCGGTTCGATATCTGCTGGCTCGGCCTCTGTCAATGCGAAGGTTTCAGAGGAAAGTGAGCATCAAAGGACGACAGTTGAGACTCGGAACTACGACTTGATTCAGTCAAAGTTTACTAGGTTGTACAGGAGCGATGTAGTGGAGAAGAAGCTGTCACTAGATCAGATACCGAAAGAAGATGAATCTGTAGACGACCCATTTTCAGGACTTGCAACCTCTGAGTTGACTCGTGGTGATGTAGTCGAACTTCGGGTGAATATTTCCGCAAATCTCTTGTTCAGGTTATATCGGGCAATTGATTACTTCGCTGACGCGTTCGAAGACCAAATTGATTCTGATATCGAAGAAATGCTGGAGCTGATCGGCAGCAGTCTTGGCAATCGTATTCCGGTTGTCGGCAAGGCTGTTGATTACAAAGTTGTCGACGAAGAAGACGGGAAGACGATCAAACGCAGCGCTGAACTTGATAGCGACGAGAAGGTGGACGCAGAAGATCTTGAGATTGTTACACTGCTTAATTTGGATAGTCTGTGGGTTGATCCGATACAGACCTTATTCAACAATGACCGGTTCGTGGTCTACTGTAGAGTGGAAGATGTGGATATTGATCGTTGGTATCCGTTGAAGGTGACTCGTGCGATTAATAGTCTCTCAGAGCCGGCGGCGGAGAATTTGAACCGGGAATTCGAACGAGGACTCCAAGATATAAGGAACCAATTATCTGAAATTCAGAATTTTACCGACTGGTCCACTGATTCAGCTGCGCAGTGGAGCCGAGATATTCAGCAGTACACCGAATCTTTGGAAGACGAGTACGATCAAGATGTTTCTGAGGACGAACAGGAGCAGTTGATTGTAGAGGCTTTGGGAACTGTTGATGTTGGCGATGAGGTTAGTCAAACAGCACAACGAAAGAAGGTGCTTAACGCCTATACAGATTCGTTCATCGAGATGCTTGACCTAGATCCTATTGGTGATGAGAAACGTCAGCAACTACGCTCAGACGCTTCAGAAACTGTTGGGGCTGGCAACCAGATCGATGAATTAGACGGAAGTAGCAACGTATTCCGAATTGAAGCGAAAGCCGTAGCGATGTACTGGTGAGGGAAACATCGAGATATACTGCATCTAATAACCGCGCAATTGAAAACTCACACCATCCATAGCCCTCATTCTGCGCTTCGTTTTATGTTTAGAAAGCGAACCTCGGCACTCATATAATCTAAGTGGAATATAGGATATACAGAATCCAATTCGTTATCAACTATATCTGAATAATCTATATCTGACTCAATCAATCGAAGAATCCGGCGTATCTCCATCTTCAAATGATAATCCTTCTCCGGATTGAGCGTAGCCTGTTCCAGCTTATCCGAGATCATTTACACAGGATATAGTGACAGGAACTAATATACATCCGGGATCTCCCAATGGATTTGTTTCCATCCCCATAGTCTGTATAGGAACATGATGGCAACAATAGGAGTAGAGACGGAAGACAAATCGGAGAAGATTATAAGATCGGTGACCGGGTCCAGCTTGTTCTTGACAAAGAACTAAGTCCAGACAACTAGTAGCACGGCAAGAAGGTCATCTCACCGGTATAGAATTCGATGACGTCGGCTCGGTAACTGGAAATCCTAAAGACAACTTTGTGTACAAGATTGAACTGGATGGCGGAGAGTCACCGGACCTCCATCTTAGAAGGTGCGATCTCAAAAAGCCGGAGTAGTTACCGAATCTTTAGTACTAACACGAAGAACCCAAGGCGCTGGTGTCACTGGCCAATAACTATTTATGGTTAGTGTTTCAAACTTTCTATATAAATGGGAAGTGCATCTGCTAGTTCCTCAGCTGCATCTAATATAGGATATGAGGATGCGAAAAAGGGGATGAACAAAGCCTTAGAATCAGACAGAACTCAGATCGCAGTTGATATCGCTGTGACAGGAGCTTTAGCAGTACAGCCCAACGGTCCGGCAAAAGTCACGACCTACTCCTACCTCAAACACACAAACACCTTTATCCAGACAACGAACCAGGACGGTATCCAAGCAGGTATCGAGGCCACCGGAAAAAGCGCTATCCAAGGAGAGATCGTAAACCAGATCTCTGGAGGAGTAGTTCACAGCTCACAGCAAGCGGTTTCAGCGGCTTCTGAAAACGAGACAGTAGGAAGAGGGGTTGATGAAGTAAACAACAACTTTGGCACGCCTTCAGAGGAAGCCGCGAAAGCTACTCTTGGAAGCGTTATCTCAAACGGTGCTGATGCGATGAAGACAAAAGGTTCGAACGACGATGAGTGAAGATCCGTTCGTAGACGATGAGGAGGCGGAACAGAACATCCAGGAGTTCATCGAAGAACATGGGAACGAAGGCCTGTTTGTGGTCTACTTCCGCCAGTTCATCTTTAGCTTCATAATACAGGAACTGAAGTCTAGCGACGACGAAATCAACGATATTGGAACACAGCTTCATCTCAGTGCGGACGGCGATCAGCTTCTCAAAGATCAACGCGAACAGATGTTGGAACGGTGTGAGCACTGGGCTCAAGACCTCGTCGACCATCTGAAAGAAGATGACGTCGTATCCGAGGTCATTGAATCCGGAGACATCTCTCGGCTTGAAGACGACGACATTGAAGAGCGCGTTCATCAAGCGATACACGAGAAGTTCGGCGAATGGGAAACCCTTCTCGAAACATTTCTGGAGGACCTGGAATGACGACGGAGAAATACTTCGCTCTGCGGCATCCTGAGTTTCGGAAACGGGCTGACTCGAAGATCCGGGAAAAGGATGAGACGGACTACGAAGAGGTTATAGCGGTTGTTCCGTACAAGGAGGACAAGTTTCCTCATGAGGAGGATTATAACAGAAGGGTACCTGCGGAGGCAGATGAGTCTATCAAATACGATCACTCTATCACACATCACCTATTCGGAGAACGGGTACCAGATATTGTTTTAGATATTGTTGAGATCTCGGTGATCACGTTTGCTGCTGATAAGGCGGCAGACCGCGGAATCCAGATTGACAACGAGGATCTTGATGAGAGCCGGCTTAACACCCGGAACATCAAACTACAGATCCCGGTCCTCTCACCAAAGATGGCGACCGAAGAGATGGAACAGCTCTACTCGGAGATGGTGTCTCATATGACTCGAGATATCATCGAGTACGACTTCCAGCTCGTCGATAAGCAAGAATCCGTAGAGGTATCTACTAATCAGAGTGAGTTTGATGCGGTTTGTCTTCTTTCAGACGGATTGGACAGCACAGCCGGGATCTACCATAATCTGAGGCGAGAAACAGACTCGGAGCACGTTACAGTCAACTATGGAAGCGGAGCCGGATCGAAGGCCAAAGAGATAGCGGACCAAGCAGATGTTAGTTCACGGATCTTCAGAACACAGTACAACGACAAGGGTGAATCGACACAGTTCTCTCGAGGACTGCTTCATCTTAGCTTTGCAGCTGTAGCGGCGTCAGCCCATGGAACCGAAGAAATACGGTGTTTCGAAAACGGGATTATGGCCCAGTTCCTCATACTATCAGAGGGCTGGATGACCACTAGAACAGTTTCACCGCTGTTCTTGACCTACTTCAACAAGATACTGGACAACGCTCTTCCACAACCCATCGAAGTCAAGAACCCGTTCGTCAACCTCACCAAAACAGAAATCATAAACAAAATTCCCAGCACAGAGTTAGTCCAGAAAACCCTTTCCTGTCCTCACAAATCCTGGTTCGGACATAACAACTGCGGGCTTTGTATGCCCTGCCTCATACGGAATATCGGTATCATCAGAAGCGACCATGAAATCCCATTAGAAGTTCTATCCAGATACGATCCACTGCTTTCAGCGGACTTCGAATACCAATCCTTCGAGGTAGATGGCAACGAAAATCTGAACAATTCTGCAAACACTCCAAGTATATTCTTCAAAGGAATAACGGAGATCGCATACTTCTGTCGCCGTATCTTAGAGGATGACCCTCGCGATCTCGCAACTGAGCATCCGGAGCTATTGAACAAGCCGATATACGAACAACACCGTCAATTCGCTGAAAACTTCACAGAAGCTTTAGAACTAATTTCCGAGCAGAACTCTACCATCCAGACCCTACTAACCGGTCAACAGCACAAACTACCCCAGTAGCCCTGTAGGATCTATCGATTTTCACGGATCTGTTCCTGCAAATCTCTAAACGACTGTTGGAGCCGAGCCATCTGCGTTTCAAGCTCAAGGACACGGTCAACTAACTCCTCGTACTCCATCTCCTGATATTTCTCCGTTTTTCGATCGCTGTCTCGGAATACTAGCTCTGCATCTTCAGTGAGGTTTACCCTTTTCGGTGCTTTGAAGACCCGTTTCTGACGGTCGACAACTCGCTCAGTGTAACCTTCCGGTTTGTGGATAGTGATCAGTCCGAGATTCTTGAGCTTTGTGAAACAGTAGTTGACCTCGTGGTTCTCCAACGTGGTTTCGGAAGTGATCTTCTGGACATCATCATAGCCTTCCCGAATCTTCTTGAGGACCGCTAAATCCTTCTCTCGGAGCGGGTATTCGTCACTCATAGGGCCCTTCGTTACGTTGTTGAGGGCTACAACGCCGTAATTCAATCACGCCAAATCCCTCAGTAGGTGCGCCAGTCCTGCACAGAGTCTTTCGTCCCCTCAATGGGTGAGGGGCTCGCCGTACTGGCGGGTTCCCGAATACGGTGAGAACGATGGCAACCAGAGACATCTACGAGACTGGCTTCGACGAAGACATCCGTACGGAGTCGAGTACGAACCAATGTCCCGAGTGCAACGGGCAGATCACGACGAACGCTGTCGAAACAGTCTGCGAGGACTGTGGCCTGGTCATCGACGAACAACGCATCGATCACGGGCTGGAGTGGCGGGCATACGACGAGAAGTGTGAGCGAATGGGCGCCCCGCTAACTGCTGCTCGCCACGATCGGGGCTTGTCGACGGAAATCGGTCATGGCACCGACGGCAAGCGAAACGAAGTCTCCGGGGAGAAGCGATGGCGGCTCGCTCGGATGCGACGTGAGTAGACCCGTGGACATTAGCGACCGAAAGCGGAACGGAATCTCGCACACGGTTTGGGCGAGGTTCGCCGGCTGGCGAGTGCCCTCGAGCTCTACGACTCGGGGCGCGATCAGGCGTGTCAGCTCTTCCGAAGTGCCCAGAACGAGGATCTGCTTCGTGGCAGATCCATCGAGGCCATCGCTGCGGCCAGCGTGTACGGGGCCTGCCGGTGTAACGACCTCTCACGGTTGGTGGACGACGTCAGCGAGATGGCCCGCATCGCGGAGTCACGAGTCACGAACGCGTACAAAACGCTGAACGAAGAGCTGAGGCTCCCTGCCGAGCCCGTCTCCCCCATATGTTCGTAAAGCCGCCAGTACGGACGACACGGCGGACGCGACGCTCCTCGGGATCGTCCACATGGTCGTCGAGTCTACCACGTTCTACGGGGCCGTCGCGAAGGGCGGGGCCGCTGCGAATCTCCTCACCACCAACGAGGCGGAGCCGGCCGTCGACGACTACACGCTCATCTACGACCTTGACGAGACGCCTGCGCCTCAGCTGGCCGACCGATGGTCTCCGGTCCCCGCCGCGGTACAAACTGCCTCAGCAGCGGGTGGGCAGCTTCTCGCAGCCGCCCGCGACCGAACAGGGTGGAGTGGGTACGGACCGTCGGAGCGCGACCAACAGGCCCCGACGCGGCTCTACGACCAGTGTGGAAACGGTATCCGCGACGAGTCACGCCTCAGTGAGGTCCTCAACGACGCCGACGACCAGGCGTGGTTGGTTCCAGCAATTGCGCTGACCGAGACTGCTGGTGAGGACGAGTCTGATAGCCAGCGTCCATCGGGACCGACGACGGAGCACCTCGACTGTCAGAACTGCGGGAAGGCGACCGACCATCAGTTCGAGACCCACGAATCGATCCCTGATGAGACGTGGATGGGACAACCAATCTGGGAGTGCCAGGTGTGTGGGACAGCTCGCTACGGGCCCGCTCTCGAGTAGCGCAGAGATTAGCTCACTGATTAACCAACACAGACGAATGAGGTCGAGCTTCGTTGGTTAACGAGGTGGTCACCCCGTATCGCTCCTCGAACTCTCAGTGCTGACGTGTCTCACTTGGCGTAAGGAGAGATATTCGTTGGCCAGTTTTTCACCCCCTGATGGGTGCCGGGGATTGAACGAGCACCCTGCGAATAGAACGATGAGCTGGATAAGTGATCCACAGTCATCTGGAGAGTCACACAATTCCTCGCTAAAGATGCTCGCCAGATCCAGCCAGCAGATCTACACGAAGAGTAATTCTTTTGTCTGCTGCACAAAATTGTGTAACCAT contains:
- a CDS encoding HNH endonuclease, which codes for MESEKRVYTCEICGAEFETPGAKGGHKRAHQLKISREELLAELRRLANVSERAPTMKMMDEQGAYSAACIRQRFGTWGDALREIGLSPNIRYDIPPAEVKEDIRTIATKLGRPPTSPEYRARGDFSVSLAQNLFGSWNEALAAAGFEPQFEHRIPEDILLDEIRTLVEALGKVPTATDMDEYGRFSCRCYFDRWDGWQAAVRSAGHEPVGRPSGPANGNWKADSKDERRYYGPNWKAQRAKALERDSYVCQTPGCDWSQTAHREAFGKGLHAHHIQPLRSFEDRHDNVDFKQANRLENLVTVCVQHHRLWERVSPLRLDMNRSPRD
- a CDS encoding ATP-binding protein; amino-acid sequence: MSDGKLALVNEIADSGDLIVGYIDGSGSATVSNHTDDAEVGDIVEVEETVLDRDKAVEVVKKGGYDRGRTVGVVEAVFNQTIAVRTENGLVEINRPDETIEKGYTIAITPSQTFSQVLSEEPIEITPKPDLEVDAINLNLGSDNEDEQEETEQRSLYQPENIEDVIFDDVIGLQDAKDRLTEAVSLPMEKPDKMAEFDLEGRFGILFYGPPGTGKTMMAKAAANEWGSSDSFFHIGGPEIVSKYYGESERQIRDVFEAAKQKAEEEDEPAVVFIDEIDSVVPRRDRADETERRIVAQFLSELDGLEDRGDIVVIGATNLVEIIDPAVRRPGRFDEEIEFSLPDAGERRDILKVHSQNMPISSSVDFQDIAERTRGWSGADLESIVKKSGLIAVKEDRPEVHHEDFMIAFERFDEQREVKRQQIKEVRQRE
- a CDS encoding DNA-binding protein, encoding MSSKNVTSQVVSVDEQAFEKAGEAAVDEEGFEVVDETPEFQATVQMEVQAKVDANHPDGMVDTSEERIYGATLEQEERIRAREAELERISAQAEMGTQEGREKRTRDIAAKRSAERRAEFQKRAASVDPWEDPERDDPRAELTQEQLAAVNKQSMRLAEKLDGWSRAAIGRRLGEAVISGKDLMSAVVRVFEELQTAPGQVVPIGKLEDVNRKEVSIEGTVTQLWESNSPAIQQVGLIEDDSGKTKLTSWVASDQPWIEEGERVRIHGAAKNWYNGRVSIALTGWSTVHFPERSRWWE
- a CDS encoding HEPN domain-containing protein, which gives rise to MGSSGGGLKERVRECVDDFVETVREEQDFVPKLRIAAGDRMDRKEKIIDEPSRIITFYSSRQQEFFEETAEWMHETGNGFGLNEPADPDDEDVVFLGAPEDYEPPEEPNLFSYVNALFNFAGTVMDYSGGYVVTDGGFDRAFEEHWLTKYETGLETFEIIIPLHLFNIPRDDEAVIELSPEFELRRRRHNYYRVESLKICPITDPERRGVHTSSAGGGERFNLNPVDACKYKIYAEIAAREPEGTLYDPGEEIGERLATALRLFDPDPETGDLIVGTSFRQEPSWLEFREGVPDFTVIGDAHKDRTQRQEAFLLYPDSVDEFTEFWGRHCQRIRLDRDGQFTRSIQRFNEIWSKRFYEDQLLDCLIGLEGLLLQGVGSGGSITLRLKLRGGQILHDRLPYEREYIQKFLQDIYSLRGDIVHENQYLADVLERNSRLKVLDEKFDHPKDVVAEARRFMGASVVAYMDLTEETGLSIDEIGELMDEAALGVDSSELFG
- a CDS encoding 7-cyano-7-deazaguanine synthase, producing the protein MTTEKYFALRHPEFRKRADSKIREKDETDYEEVIAVVPYKEDKFPHEEDYNRRVPAEADESIKYDHSITHHLFGERVPDIVLDIVEISVITFAADKAADRGIQIDNEDLDESRLNTRNIKLQIPVLSPKMATEEMEQLYSEMVSHMTRDIIEYDFQLVDKQESVEVSTNQSEFDAVCLLSDGLDSTAGIYHNLRRETDSEHVTVNYGSGAGSKAKEIADQADVSSRIFRTQYNDKGESTQFSRGLLHLSFAAVAASAHGTEEIRCFENGIMAQFLILSEGWMTTRTVSPLFLTYFNKILDNALPQPIEVKNPFVNLTKTEIINKIPSTELVQKTLSCPHKSWFGHNNCGLCMPCLIRNIGIIRSDHEIPLEVLSRYDPLLSADFEYQSFEVDGNENLNNSANTPSIFFKGITEIAYFCRRILEDDPRDLATEHPELLNKPIYEQHRQFAENFTEALELISEQNSTIQTLLTGQQHKLPQ